The nucleotide window ACAAAATTTATGGATTGTCATACAACCTCACCAAGGTGCTGAGAACAGTTAAAAACTCATGGAAAAAACTGAGAATGCAAACAAAATTCTCGAAAAATGCACTGCTCATCCTGATGAATATTTGTAGTTTGGGAgagattgaaaaattaaaattttggcaagGAATTACTGTACAACAAAAATAGAGAAATCAGAAACTTTGGAGGAGGataactcttaaaaaattagaaaacataAAATGTCTTTTTCTAACTGAACAAAGGCGTATGAAATAACACTAATATCCAAACACTTAAATAATTGTTAATAATCACAAAAATCTCTTTAATTCTCAAGAGAAGGAAAGATGATTACCTTTGGAATAGAAAGTTATGACTTCTTAACAAAGCTAATGAGACTATCTTATTTGCTTTCACGGCCAAAGACTTCTCACTTGGTCCATAATGCTTTCTTTTCAGTTCAAGAGAACAGAAATACAACAAAAAGTTCATATCAATAAATAACAACAAATAAGTTccataattaaattttgagtaaGTGGCATAGGAACTTCCAAAGCCAAAAGAAATCACCAGATACATCCCTGcttcaaaataaaatgcatTCTTGAGATCTTGAAACTTCTGCCTAGTTAGTGTAAAAATTAGGCACATCTTACTGACCTAATAGTTTTATACCATTTGCAACGTTTACAAACTTACGTCCCAGCAGCAGTCTGAAAACTTTTTGTGGTAAGGAGTCACGAGATACACACATTACCTGTATTATGGGGGTGTTGGAGACCTGATTGGAGAAGAAAGACTCAACGATAATGAACTTATTgccttccttttctttttttggcttCAGTTAAAAAATCCTCCAGTGGACAAGAGATGTTATCTTTGATGCCATTGAGTTATGAAGGCTTACTTACAGACAAGGAGGTCTTCACTAATCTTTATAGGATTCCCAGGCTGAGTTTCCTGTAAGTGCGATGAACCATGTAATTTTTCCTCCACTGAAATAATGTAATTATTGTGGCCAGAGACATCAGGAATaccaaagctggaaaaataaGGGATGAAACATTTAAAGAACAGCCAATACAATGAAAACAGAAaggtgaagaaaaattaaataaccaCCTCAGATGACAcaataaaatttacacaaactgattgcagtgGATGCATGGGTCATAAGACAGTTTATTGGAGTTTTTTGTTGTGTAAAACTGCCTTGCCAAGATTTATGCAGAGCTGTTTGGATAATCGCTCACTAGATGGCACAAATCTACTTGCCGCCAGCGTCCGCTTGCCCAAGActcgggctggttttcacgacctctcgagcttggtagcagaaaattcaggaggctgcactgcTTTGAGGATTGGCTCAACAAGGCCGAAAAGAGtttgcagttgccttcctgaatggacgtaactagtgttgcaccaaatagcatatctctttgagggaaaactgtgctcataCAAGCTTTTTCTctttgtattgagattttcagcttcatgctgaattttcaacgcacgttggctaaaaactcCAACAAACTAACATTATTAAATGTGTCTGcaacagggctgtgaaaattgagaattttgggTATGAGTAAATAGCCCAATTATTCTTTTCTTCAGAATATGaatcagtaaaatttaaaaccaaTCGAATGATATGGAACAAGGGTGCAACTGTAGAAATGTTTATGTTGTTTGCAGAGTTTTGAAATATCCGCTCCTGATTCATTTTGTCCAGAGAGAACAAGATAGCGCTACTgctaaaatttttcacagaatattttttacacagaaaagagaaattggaaaagttttcaagaaacagcgtttagtatttttcaatttagaaaatgaaataagaCAGAAGGTCTGCAACGTCATGAACTGAGATAAAGGTTCCTGCAATTTCACAGTCGAAATAAGTTTAATATTATTGAAAATTGTTCAAGAATGACTTTTGATATAGTACAGTTTTGGGAGTTTAAGAGACCATAGAAGGTAAAAGGTTATTActtggaaactttttaaaaaaaactttgaaactcacttgcaaattaaaaactttgataaaaaattagatGCGTTTTGCAGAGTTTTGGCTGAAGATCTGGAGTAgacctgcggggcgattattgaaatttcttgtttgtcgggacgacatagatgacataggttaaaaggcggagcgtgattggtcggctatgtcttatcgctgctttatcgtgcctttgtcaggtggaatgatcgacatactgtcggaaacttaagtgGTGCTGTTagcttgtcgatcattccacctgacaaaggcacgacaaagcagcgataagacatagccgaccaatcacgctccgccttttaacctatgtcatctatgtcgtcccgacaaacaagaaatttcaataatcgccccgctgtaCAAGAAGCATCCAATCTCctatcaaagttttaaaaatgcaagTGAGTTGAAAGGCTTTTAAAAGTTCCAAGTTTGATACCTTACGTTCCACTGCCCAAAATTAAGGTGACTGCCTTAACTGAAGAGTTGCTGAGTTTTTAATATTGATAAAGAGACTGATAGGTGTAATAATTTCAACTTACTGGCAACTACGTAAATGTTGTGCATGACGAGACTAGATATGTTGTAGGAGCTTTCACACTCGCTCTGCCAATCATCAGGAACCACAGGTTTTGTAAGCAAGATGAACTGATCGAGAGGACAGTAGAATAGGCATCCTGGAAGTACTAACTCATATGGTGGCTGATCAGTTGTGTTTCGATAGTACAGctgcaataaaaaaaacttgtgtgAGAGGCAAATACAATCTTTTGGTCGTAACAGCGTTTGTTATTTCAGATATTAATTAAATGCACAGGGTCAGTTAAACAAGTTAAACAATGGGCCTAGGTTTAAAGCAAAAAGCAGAACTTACAgttaaaaagagaaagaaaagtgtaaaaatatttaacagttttgccaactgtatttaaacatttatttttcctgGGCAACGATATCCATGAGATGGCTTCTGGTCTTAGAATTTTCATCAGAGCATGCTaacagaaaaatcagagaaaatgatGCACTGACTCTTTAACAAATATTTTAAGCAGAAAAAAACGTTGTCAAAACCCATGCTACAGGCTTCTCATGGCCCATGGTGTAGAGCTTATGGTGATCAAAACTTTTTCGCCTGAGATTCATTGGCAATGTATTAGCAATCTGTTTAAAGATCAAAATCTGGTTTAAACAATTTGTTTTCCAAATTACTTCACAAAGCTAATAATTAGCCATTATTAAGTCAAGATACCACTACATGAGCGTCTTAACAATCATTATTCCACAAAAAATAGAGCTACATAATCCCAGATATTAACTTTTGCCTTACTCGTTTACATTGCTTGCATAGTTAGCACAAACCTCTGTACAAATATTTCCTCCTCACTTTGTGAAACTAATGATTTTCTGAATTAAAAAGTGATTGTGTACTCTGTTGATACAAAGAAATCAGTTGTTGAACTGACACTCATTTTGCAGTCATTTGGTCTCAAAGTCAATGTTAAATCAATCTGGGCAGTAATCAAGTGACCATTATGATTTTGAGAACTACACATTTTAATGACTTGGGTTGCATGAGCAGACAGTTTTGATGAGGAGACGATCTCTAAAAATTATAGTGAACCAATAGGtagaatttaaaatatatcGATTACGCGAGGTGATGACAGTTACTCTTCTTGATGTTTACTACATAACAGAGACTTTAAAGTTGAAACTTGGCATTAATAATAATAGTTTCACAATAATGACAGTTTCTTCCGGTAACTTTATAGTTTTAAGAACTAAACTCTCGTTTAGGTGGTTTGCTTCACCTACAGAACACTGattaaggaaaaatcacatGTGAACATAGTtccaaaaaaagttgaaaatgtacAGAGAGACGTAAGAGAAGCTTCAAGTCTGAAGTATGATGAGATGATGCTAACTTACAGAAACAAAATGTTCATTAGCTGAGTTCtttctcaattcaaaaatgATGGCAGCTGTGTAAGGAGGAGGTGCTGAATTGTAGAGATTAAGAGCCATTAAAACAGCAGCTACGGTAGTGTCATGGGCTGAGTAGATCCAAAGCTTTCGATCAGGCGTCAGTTTCCCTCTGCTTTTCTTTTCAAGGTGTTTTGTGATTTGACCAATTAGAggccctggaaaaaaaaaattcataagctTAAGGGTTGGAAAAACCGTGAATGTGTGGGGAAGATAACCCATAATTACAGTGCTTGTCTTTTAAAGTTGAAATGACTTAATTTGTGATTAGAAATTGTGTCtgcttttcaaagaaaatattagATAAGTACATAGAACACTTTTAAGGTATGTTTCttggacaaaaatttaaagaaatcaaTGATTTATGGTTCTGAAGAAGAATTGAATTAAGATAACaagtttcttttgatgaaatgacccattttgaaataaattcgcCCATTTGACAAAAATCTTATCTGGCGATTTTACATATAAAAGGAAGGTAAAAAAAACGTTGATAGATGTTAAGTGCAGCTTGCTTCATGTACTTTTAGCTGCTAAATcccaaaatgattttttttcaactaaacGATTTTTGGATAAAtctgattttgcaaaaagagtAGTGTgaacttaaaaaatgtcaagtCGTTTTTGAAACCAGGCAGCTTAAAGCTCAAACACCTGTTACAATTTATTCTCCTTTCTTTTCATGCATCAAATTATCAGATACGTTTTACCCACATGATGCAAAACGGGGGCTTACTTGAAAATGGATCCTTCAACCAAAAAAACACTCTGCTATTAGTAGGAGCAATCTGCATTCTTGGGCATTCTATGGAgctttatttttgtactttttgctgCAGATTTGAATACTTAACTAGGTTTTTCACGTCATGCACTAGTTTTTTTGGAAACTCCAATTTTTCCAAGGGAGACtctttttgggggaaaactcTAATTTTCTGGAAAGTTCCGATGTGTTGGAATGTTTTGGACATTTTATTGGAGCTCAGCTCTAAAAAATATATGGGAGAGTTCTAATAAGTTACCATTCACATTGTATGAAGCCTGATCAAAAATTTGCAAGACTGCATTCTTTGGTTGAAAAAAGttgctaaaaaattgaaaaataattgtttaacATACATGGAGCTACAAACAAAATTAGGGAGGATTTTATACCTGCTTTCAGGCGTCTCATTTCCTGAGATAGACTTGGTAACATGAATGCAATGGAACTGACAGTTTTCATGGGTTCTGGAAAAACGGCTGCTGTCCAGTCAGGAAGCCCAAAACCATAGAGACTCTGCCAAGAGAAAATGAAAGGCAAAAATAGACACACTTATGACTGAAATAGATGACAAAAGATTTTAATTTCATCTGAGAGGAGCTCATGTAAGTTTATAGAGAAGTGTTAAACATGATTTATCCATTAAAAAACATTGGTTAGAACTTTATTCCACCGTCAAAACTTgtgtaatgaaattttttttttttttctttccagagGATTTGATAAGTACATATCTTACAGActtaaaatattaaagtgaaaaaaatatccTTGTAACACTgattaatttcacaaaaaaaagagCACATACCTCAATAAAAAGAACATCATAAACGTCTAATATTCCGAGGactccatcaatttttttccccgagtGAAGGGTAACATACTGATACAGCTGCTTATACTTTTCGTTTACAGCTTTCATTATGGATGATGATTTTGCCTTTTTCAATTCATAATCATAGCGTTCACAAGGTTTTTTCTGACTTAAAATCTGCGAAACATGGAGAAAGAAAAGGTCTGATTTATGAGGGAGGAAATAAAGTTGAGACAACTCAATTGTTTGGCCGGTTTATGTGTATCAATTGTAAAGTAAGCCAATCGACAGATAACCATTTGTTTTTCACCTGGACTCATTTTTTAAGTAAGCCAATCGACAGATAACCATTTGATTTTCACCTGGACTCATTTTTTAAGACCAGAGCGATGTAAATCCTCAGATTTATTGGCTTCAGTTTCTTGCTATCAGGGTTGCAGAGACTTCTCAGCCATGCAGAGGGGGATCTTCTGCAAGAACAGGAAAATAAATGGGGGAACTTCTTTGAAAATGGGACAAAACAGTGGAACCTGGGGCAAAATACAGCGTTTCAGCAATGAGAGAGTCCAATTTTTTGggtaaaaggtttttttttttaagtctatAGGGGAAAGGGATCATAAAATTTGCTAAAAAGATGAGGGGAAGGTTGATTGAATTTGGGTGAAAGCTTGGGATGAGACCTTCTAAGTATACCCCTGCTAATGATCAGTTCCAAACTTTTCACTTGAACATATGTTCCTCAAAGTTAAATCTAACTATTGCTTACTTATTTCACTAACTGTATTATATAAgattccttcctttttttattttctacagtCAAGGTTCCAGGTCTTTTACGTTGGTCTGGACAACCTTTACAGAGAGCCTgacttactgactttacttttttaagagaattttgtAGCCTTGAGACTTAGAGAAAATATTAAgtgaaagtttttcaaaaaacgaACCGTTGTTGTGACCTAAGGTGCCAGCTTGTCActtttttattagaaaaaattaatcttgaGATTCTTATGGAAGGGCTTTTGTGAAAGTCTCTCCCTTTTTTAGGCAACTCAACATGATATTAAAACTATACAAATACAATATAAATTGATACAAAAAGGTACAagtaaaacagagaaaaaatgataTGGATTAATGAGAGTCTAATAGTTCAAAACCAGCGCAGTTAAATGGAGTGATTTCATGGAAATGACGATAAAAAAAATGCTGGTCTGATAAGAATAATTGCAGGAAATTTATCGACAAAGTAgactgattttttctctctctggtTTCAGGTAACCTTGAtctttcaagtttccaaaaatacatttttattctCTGATAAGAATGATACGATACTAGACTGCGAGGAGACAAAAAACAAATATGAGGAGCATTTCAAAACACCTCTACCATCTTGTACAGATGTGGCTGTAAGCTGATACTCTACATACATATGTACTTACTAACTGTCAACCATTGATCAACTACAGTTGAAGCTGTTGCTTGCATCTATCCTCAACTCAGAATGTAGTTGACGAATGTGGATAATAGAGAAAGAAGTAATAAAGGATGTTTTGTCAAAACTAGAATCTAATAAAGAAAAGTTGGCGAAGTGAAAAGTGTATGGAAGAGCTCTTAAGCTATTAATACTTACATAATCCATTGACTCCGGTACAGTGTGAATTGGGATTGGCTGCCAGGAAAGATTTTGGTTCCAAATTTGTGAAGTGACAGGTGGGTAGAGCCCTGCAAGATGACTTTCCACACTCATCAATGTTCTATCAACATCAGTGCTTTGCACATAGATGTCAGATCGATGGTACTGCTCAGGGAGGAGTTTGCTGTATCGATCCCGCATCCAGCGACCAAACTCATAGTGCTGCATTTTAcctttctgcaaaaaaaatataggaCAATCATAGACAAAAGAGGAGGGCAACACAAAAATTATTATACCTGGAAAATGttaattactaaaaaaaattataataaaggTCTTGCATTAAATTCAATTGTTCTACTTTAAATGAATTGCTTCAGTTCTTTGACGATGTCAACATACTAAATTTTGGAGCGAAAAATGATTATTAAGCTTGAAGGGGgaagagaaattaaaatttatataaGGGTGAAActgtttttggggttttttttttttttcaaaaaaacaagagaaaaaaaacaaaaaaaacctaaataaaataatgacttggttattttcttcatttttttttacgaaaatgaaataaaaaaataaattaaatttaaggaaatatttaaacatttcctCAAACAAAACTGAAATATTATTCTTCCTTTAAAAAGAAGATTGACCAATGAAGAGTTGAGATAGCAATATAATAgggaaaatatctcaaaataatTTGATATGGTATGAAAGATGATAACACAGGGTTCCCATTCCCATGAAATCACAATATTGGGCTTTTTACAAATAGGTTaaggattcatttttttttattatcttaaGAAAACGAGATAAGAGAACATTATAGCATTGCATGACGCACTTACAGGGGAAAGGGCATCTCCTACATTACAATGTTATAGGACAGAGGGGAGAGGCTAAAGCTCAGTGTCATGCGATGAAAGTATTTGAAAGATaccatattttcaaatgaaaaaacaatttagATCAATGACTAAAAAAAGGAAGGTAAGTACCTACACGTAAATTTGAAGAGGTGGGTGTGACATGCAAGGCACTATTTCcaagtttcaaggaaaagctGCATAATAATACACATTTTTACGGCTCTATCACTTTAGGACTTGTCACCGAACAGGGAAACATCCTATATCTTACTTTCAGCGCCCAGAGCTCCTGCTTGgcttgagttttttttagaaatgacGATTGTCCTGATTTTACTCCTACCTCTTTATTTTATCCAAAGATTTCCTCTCAAAAGGGTTTAATGCATGGGTCAAAAAGGCAACTTACATTCGTTAACTGACCCCATCCCATGGGCCAGTATGAGGCATTGCTGTAGGGATCATTTTTGTATGTTTCAATCGGCGATCGATCTCCGTGCCGGAAAATctgtggaaaaatcaaaataagatTTTCTTGAAGTCCTAGTTTCATTTGACTTgggatgaaacaaaaaaaaatgcaaaagaacggaataaagtttctgaaattaCGTTAACAAGTTTATGTCTTAACTGCTTGACTAAGTACGACATCAACAGCCTGCACTGCCATTCCTGcacaaaaaatataatgaacACTGCCCCTTGGCCCTGC belongs to Bemisia tabaci chromosome 6, PGI_BMITA_v3 and includes:
- the LOC109041104 gene encoding prostatic acid phosphatase produces the protein MFSHNQIFYVVVTLTSLIQPYSCKSTRDDPNEVVFVNVIFRHGDRSPIETYKNDPYSNASYWPMGWGQLTNKGKMQHYEFGRWMRDRYSKLLPEQYHRSDIYVQSTDVDRTLMSVESHLAGLYPPVTSQIWNQNLSWQPIPIHTVPESMDYILSQKKPCERYDYELKKAKSSSIMKAVNEKYKQLYQYVTLHSGKKIDGVLGILDVYDVLFIESLYGFGLPDWTAAVFPEPMKTVSSIAFMLPSLSQEMRRLKAGPLIGQITKHLEKKSRGKLTPDRKLWIYSAHDTTVAAVLMALNLYNSAPPPYTAAIIFELRKNSANEHFVSLYYRNTTDQPPYELVLPGCLFYCPLDQFILLTKPVVPDDWQSECESSYNISSLVMHNIYVVATLVFLMSLATIITLFQWRKNYMVHRTYRKLSLGIL